Proteins encoded within one genomic window of Psilocybe cubensis strain MGC-MH-2018 chromosome 2, whole genome shotgun sequence:
- a CDS encoding Neutral ceramidase codes for MMGYASLAQTDTGLHMRERSRAFIVADAAAPSNRIVFINADIAMGDSGVRRSIVAQLSSQFPGLYTDDNIAFVGTHQHSGVGGYLENLLPQITSLGYVKQTADAIVAGSVLAVQRAHANLAPGKLSLGNTTILNANINRSPTAYLANPPEERARYQFDQDKDMTVLRFDDDNGNARGLLSFFAVHGTSWVPSAKVPDSPLTDNPVKPTIQLVEALYKTVMDGAFAMARHYGNELIS; via the exons ATGATG GGCTATGCATCGTTGGCGCAGACCGATACGGGATTGCACATGCGCGAACGAAGTCGTGCGTTTATCGTGGCCGACGCTGCTGCGCCAAGCAACAGGATTGTGTTTATTAATGCCG ATATCGCAATGGGCGACTCAGGCGTGCGCCGCTCAATTGTCGCCCAATTGTCATCACAGTTTCCGGGACTGTACACGGACGATAATATTGCCTTTGTTGGAACTCACCAGCACTCAGGTGTTGGTGGGTACTTAGAGAACCTGCTGCCCCAGATCACCTCATTGGGGTATGTCAAGCAGACAGCCGATGCGATTGTGGCTGGATCTGTGTTAGCTGTCCAACGCGCCCATGCAAATCTTGCACCAGGGAAGCTCAGTCTTGGGAACACAACGATCTTGAACGCGAACATCAATAGATCACCGACTGCTTATCTCGCGAACCCACCTGAAGAGAGGGCAAGATATCAATTCGACCAGGACAAGGATATGACGGTTCTACgatttgatgatgataatggCAATGCAAGAGGATTGTTGAGCTTCTTTGCTGTGCACGGAACAA GCTGGGTGCCTTCTGCGAAAGTCCCGGACAGCCCTTTGACGGACAACCCTGTGAAGCCAACCATTCAACTTGTGGAGGCACTGTACAAGACTGTCATGGACGGTGCGTTTGCCATGGCACGGCATTATGGCAACGAACTCATCTCATGA